A stretch of Buteo buteo chromosome 9, bButBut1.hap1.1, whole genome shotgun sequence DNA encodes these proteins:
- the MPP3 gene encoding MAGUK p55 subfamily member 3 isoform X3, producing MPVLSEDSGLHETLALLTSQLRPDSNHKEEMGFLRDVFSEKSLSYLMKIHEKLRHYERQSPTPVLHSAAGLVEDVIEELQTTPVNNEEKELLQLLSTPHLRAMLVVHDTVAQKNFDPVLPPLPDNFDDDFDEESVKIVRLVKNKEPLGATIRRDEHTGAVIVARIMRGGAADRSGLVHVGDELREVNGITVLHKRPEEISQILAQSQGSITLKIIPAIKEEDRLKDSKVFMRALFCYNPKEDRAIPCQEAGLPFKRRHVLEVVSQDDPTWWQAKRVGDTNLRAGLIPSKQFQERRLTYRRTVGTLQNPRTMKKPLYCDCEGYFNGQYIAGLRRSFRLSRKEKENNMSEGKQTEQADAAEFLTYEEVTKYQQQPGEQQRLVVLIGCLGAKLSELKQKVVSENPQEYGVAVPHTTRSKKSHEKEGVEYNFVSKQSFETDVQQNKFVEHGEYKENLYGTSLEAIRSVMAKKKVCLVDVVPEAVKHLRTPEFKPYVIFVKPLIPEKKKHVLKSPMSEEISASLQDEEQQEIINSAAFIEEQYGHLIDTVLVKEDLQSACNQLKTVLEKLNKDSFWVPVNWVRS from the exons ATGCCAGTGCTTTCAGAAGACTCGG GATTGCATGAAACTTTGGCCCTTTTGACATCTCAGTTAAGACCTGATTCAAATCATAAAGAGGAAATGGGATTCCTTAGGGATGTCTTCAGTGAAAAGAGTCTCAGCTACCTGATGAAG atTCATGAAAAACTCCGTCATTATGAAAGACAAAGTCCAACTCCTGTTTTACATAGTGCAGCAGGATTAGTTGAAGAT gtaataGAAGAATTGCAGACCACACCAGtgaataatgaagaaaaagagctaCTTCAGCTGTTGTCAACACCACATCTCAGG GCAATGCTTGTAGTACATGACACGGTAGCACAGAAGAACTTTGACCCAGTTCTTCCACCTCTACCTGATAACTTTGATGATGATTTTGATGAGGAATCAGTGAAAATTGTTCGGCtagtgaaaaataaagaaccCTTG gGAGCTACCATCAGAAGAGATGAACATACAGGAGCTGTGATTGTAGCAAGGATCATGAGAGGTGGTGCAGCTGATCGCAGTG GTCTTGTCCATGTTGGAGATGAACTAAGAGAAGTCAATGGTATTACCGTGCTTCACAAACGACCAGAAGAAATAAGTCAGATTTTG GCTCAGTCTCAGGGAtcaataacattaaaaataattccagccATCAAAGAAGAAGATCGTCTAAAAGACAGCAAG gtgTTTATGAGGGCGCTTTTCTGCTATAATcccaaagaagacagagccattCCTTGCCAGGAGGCTGGGCTGCCATTTAAGAGACGACACGTCCTAGAAGTTGTAAGCCAAGATGATCCCACATGGTGGCAAGCAAAGCGTGTTGGAGATACCAACCTCAGAGCAGGCTTGATCCCCTCAAAACAGTTCCAAGAAAG aCGATTGACTTACAGAAGAACAGTAGGCACTCTGCAGAACCCCAGAACTATGAAGAAACCATTAT aCTGTGACTGTGAAGGATATTTCAACGGACAGTACATAG CTGGCTTACGCAGGAGCTTTAGATTAAGTCGTAAAGAGAAGGAGAACAATATGAGCGaaggaaagcaaacagagcAGGCAGACGCAGCAGAGTTCCTAACGTATGAAGAAGTCACGAAAtatcagcagcagcctggcgAACAGCAGAGGCTGGTGGTTTTGATTG GTTGTTTGGGGGCCAAATTAAGTGAGCTCAAGCAGAAGGTTGTGTCAGAGAACCCACAGGAGTACGGTGTTGCAGTTCCAC ATACAACCAGGTCAAAGAAAAGTCATGAGAAGGAGGGAGTAGAATACAACTTTGTCTCTAAGCAATCATTTGAGACAGATGTGCAGCAAAACAA ATTTGTGGAACATGGAGAATACAAAGAAAACCTGTACGGTACAAGTCTTGAGGCAATCCGGTCCGTGATGGCCAAAAAGAAGGTTTGTTTGGTGGATGTGGTACCTGAA GCAGTAAAGCACCTGAGGACTCCTGAGTTTAAGCCTTATGTTATCTTTGTGAAGCCTCTcattccagaaaagaaaaaacatgtccTAAAATCTCCCATGTCAGAAGAAATCTCAGCCAGTCTT CAGGATGAAGAACAGCAGGAAATTATTAATTCAGCAGCATTCATTGAAGAGCAGTATGGCCATTTAATTGACACTGTACTGGTGAAAGAAGATCTCCAGAGTGCATGTAATCAGCTGAAAACTGTGTTAGAGAAACTAAACAAGGATTCATTTTGGGTGCCAGTCAACTGGGTTAGGTCATAG
- the MPP3 gene encoding MAGUK p55 subfamily member 3 isoform X4, whose amino-acid sequence MPVLSEDSGLHETLALLTSQLRPDSNHKEEMGFLRDVFSEKSLSYLMKIHEKLRHYERQSPTPVLHSAAGLVEDVIEELQTTPVNNEEKELLQLLSTPHLRAMLVVHDTVAQKNFDPVLPPLPDNFDDDFDEESVKIVRLVKNKEPLGATIRRDEHTGAVIVARIMRGGAADRSGLVHVGDELREVNGITVLHKRPEEISQILAQSQGSITLKIIPAIKEEDRLKDSKVFMRALFCYNPKEDRAIPCQEAGLPFKRRHVLEVVSQDDPTWWQAKRVGDTNLRAGLIPSKQFQERRLTYRRTVGTLQNPRTMKKPLYDQSSDKEDCDCEGYFNGQYIAGLRRSFRLSRKEKENNMSEGKQTEQADAAEFLTYEEVTKYQQQPGEQQRLVVLIGCLGAKLSELKQKVVSENPQEYGVAVPHTTRSKKSHEKEGVEYNFVSKQSFETDVQQNKFVEHGEYKENLYGTSLEAIRSVMAKKKAVKHLRTPEFKPYVIFVKPLIPEKKKHVLKSPMSEEISASLQDEEQQEIINSAAFIEEQYGHLIDTVLVKEDLQSACNQLKTVLEKLNKDSFWVPVNWVRS is encoded by the exons ATGCCAGTGCTTTCAGAAGACTCGG GATTGCATGAAACTTTGGCCCTTTTGACATCTCAGTTAAGACCTGATTCAAATCATAAAGAGGAAATGGGATTCCTTAGGGATGTCTTCAGTGAAAAGAGTCTCAGCTACCTGATGAAG atTCATGAAAAACTCCGTCATTATGAAAGACAAAGTCCAACTCCTGTTTTACATAGTGCAGCAGGATTAGTTGAAGAT gtaataGAAGAATTGCAGACCACACCAGtgaataatgaagaaaaagagctaCTTCAGCTGTTGTCAACACCACATCTCAGG GCAATGCTTGTAGTACATGACACGGTAGCACAGAAGAACTTTGACCCAGTTCTTCCACCTCTACCTGATAACTTTGATGATGATTTTGATGAGGAATCAGTGAAAATTGTTCGGCtagtgaaaaataaagaaccCTTG gGAGCTACCATCAGAAGAGATGAACATACAGGAGCTGTGATTGTAGCAAGGATCATGAGAGGTGGTGCAGCTGATCGCAGTG GTCTTGTCCATGTTGGAGATGAACTAAGAGAAGTCAATGGTATTACCGTGCTTCACAAACGACCAGAAGAAATAAGTCAGATTTTG GCTCAGTCTCAGGGAtcaataacattaaaaataattccagccATCAAAGAAGAAGATCGTCTAAAAGACAGCAAG gtgTTTATGAGGGCGCTTTTCTGCTATAATcccaaagaagacagagccattCCTTGCCAGGAGGCTGGGCTGCCATTTAAGAGACGACACGTCCTAGAAGTTGTAAGCCAAGATGATCCCACATGGTGGCAAGCAAAGCGTGTTGGAGATACCAACCTCAGAGCAGGCTTGATCCCCTCAAAACAGTTCCAAGAAAG aCGATTGACTTACAGAAGAACAGTAGGCACTCTGCAGAACCCCAGAACTATGAAGAAACCATTAT ATGATCAGTCTTCTGATAAAG aagaCTGTGACTGTGAAGGATATTTCAACGGACAGTACATAG CTGGCTTACGCAGGAGCTTTAGATTAAGTCGTAAAGAGAAGGAGAACAATATGAGCGaaggaaagcaaacagagcAGGCAGACGCAGCAGAGTTCCTAACGTATGAAGAAGTCACGAAAtatcagcagcagcctggcgAACAGCAGAGGCTGGTGGTTTTGATTG GTTGTTTGGGGGCCAAATTAAGTGAGCTCAAGCAGAAGGTTGTGTCAGAGAACCCACAGGAGTACGGTGTTGCAGTTCCAC ATACAACCAGGTCAAAGAAAAGTCATGAGAAGGAGGGAGTAGAATACAACTTTGTCTCTAAGCAATCATTTGAGACAGATGTGCAGCAAAACAA ATTTGTGGAACATGGAGAATACAAAGAAAACCTGTACGGTACAAGTCTTGAGGCAATCCGGTCCGTGATGGCCAAAAAGAAG GCAGTAAAGCACCTGAGGACTCCTGAGTTTAAGCCTTATGTTATCTTTGTGAAGCCTCTcattccagaaaagaaaaaacatgtccTAAAATCTCCCATGTCAGAAGAAATCTCAGCCAGTCTT CAGGATGAAGAACAGCAGGAAATTATTAATTCAGCAGCATTCATTGAAGAGCAGTATGGCCATTTAATTGACACTGTACTGGTGAAAGAAGATCTCCAGAGTGCATGTAATCAGCTGAAAACTGTGTTAGAGAAACTAAACAAGGATTCATTTTGGGTGCCAGTCAACTGGGTTAGGTCATAG
- the MPP3 gene encoding MAGUK p55 subfamily member 3 isoform X1, with amino-acid sequence MPVLSEDSGLHETLALLTSQLRPDSNHKEEMGFLRDVFSEKSLSYLMKIHEKLRHYERQSPTPVLHSAAGLVEDVIEELQTTPVNNEEKELLQLLSTPHLRAMLVVHDTVAQKNFDPVLPPLPDNFDDDFDEESVKIVRLVKNKEPLGATIRRDEHTGAVIVARIMRGGAADRSGLVHVGDELREVNGITVLHKRPEEISQILAQSQGSITLKIIPAIKEEDRLKDSKVFMRALFCYNPKEDRAIPCQEAGLPFKRRHVLEVVSQDDPTWWQAKRVGDTNLRAGLIPSKQFQERRLTYRRTVGTLQNPRTMKKPLYDQSSDKEDCDCEGYFNGQYIAGLRRSFRLSRKEKENNMSEGKQTEQADAAEFLTYEEVTKYQQQPGEQQRLVVLIGCLGAKLSELKQKVVSENPQEYGVAVPHTTRSKKSHEKEGVEYNFVSKQSFETDVQQNKFVEHGEYKENLYGTSLEAIRSVMAKKKVCLVDVVPEAVKHLRTPEFKPYVIFVKPLIPEKKKHVLKSPMSEEISASLQDEEQQEIINSAAFIEEQYGHLIDTVLVKEDLQSACNQLKTVLEKLNKDSFWVPVNWVRS; translated from the exons ATGCCAGTGCTTTCAGAAGACTCGG GATTGCATGAAACTTTGGCCCTTTTGACATCTCAGTTAAGACCTGATTCAAATCATAAAGAGGAAATGGGATTCCTTAGGGATGTCTTCAGTGAAAAGAGTCTCAGCTACCTGATGAAG atTCATGAAAAACTCCGTCATTATGAAAGACAAAGTCCAACTCCTGTTTTACATAGTGCAGCAGGATTAGTTGAAGAT gtaataGAAGAATTGCAGACCACACCAGtgaataatgaagaaaaagagctaCTTCAGCTGTTGTCAACACCACATCTCAGG GCAATGCTTGTAGTACATGACACGGTAGCACAGAAGAACTTTGACCCAGTTCTTCCACCTCTACCTGATAACTTTGATGATGATTTTGATGAGGAATCAGTGAAAATTGTTCGGCtagtgaaaaataaagaaccCTTG gGAGCTACCATCAGAAGAGATGAACATACAGGAGCTGTGATTGTAGCAAGGATCATGAGAGGTGGTGCAGCTGATCGCAGTG GTCTTGTCCATGTTGGAGATGAACTAAGAGAAGTCAATGGTATTACCGTGCTTCACAAACGACCAGAAGAAATAAGTCAGATTTTG GCTCAGTCTCAGGGAtcaataacattaaaaataattccagccATCAAAGAAGAAGATCGTCTAAAAGACAGCAAG gtgTTTATGAGGGCGCTTTTCTGCTATAATcccaaagaagacagagccattCCTTGCCAGGAGGCTGGGCTGCCATTTAAGAGACGACACGTCCTAGAAGTTGTAAGCCAAGATGATCCCACATGGTGGCAAGCAAAGCGTGTTGGAGATACCAACCTCAGAGCAGGCTTGATCCCCTCAAAACAGTTCCAAGAAAG aCGATTGACTTACAGAAGAACAGTAGGCACTCTGCAGAACCCCAGAACTATGAAGAAACCATTAT ATGATCAGTCTTCTGATAAAG aagaCTGTGACTGTGAAGGATATTTCAACGGACAGTACATAG CTGGCTTACGCAGGAGCTTTAGATTAAGTCGTAAAGAGAAGGAGAACAATATGAGCGaaggaaagcaaacagagcAGGCAGACGCAGCAGAGTTCCTAACGTATGAAGAAGTCACGAAAtatcagcagcagcctggcgAACAGCAGAGGCTGGTGGTTTTGATTG GTTGTTTGGGGGCCAAATTAAGTGAGCTCAAGCAGAAGGTTGTGTCAGAGAACCCACAGGAGTACGGTGTTGCAGTTCCAC ATACAACCAGGTCAAAGAAAAGTCATGAGAAGGAGGGAGTAGAATACAACTTTGTCTCTAAGCAATCATTTGAGACAGATGTGCAGCAAAACAA ATTTGTGGAACATGGAGAATACAAAGAAAACCTGTACGGTACAAGTCTTGAGGCAATCCGGTCCGTGATGGCCAAAAAGAAGGTTTGTTTGGTGGATGTGGTACCTGAA GCAGTAAAGCACCTGAGGACTCCTGAGTTTAAGCCTTATGTTATCTTTGTGAAGCCTCTcattccagaaaagaaaaaacatgtccTAAAATCTCCCATGTCAGAAGAAATCTCAGCCAGTCTT CAGGATGAAGAACAGCAGGAAATTATTAATTCAGCAGCATTCATTGAAGAGCAGTATGGCCATTTAATTGACACTGTACTGGTGAAAGAAGATCTCCAGAGTGCATGTAATCAGCTGAAAACTGTGTTAGAGAAACTAAACAAGGATTCATTTTGGGTGCCAGTCAACTGGGTTAGGTCATAG
- the MPP3 gene encoding MAGUK p55 subfamily member 3 isoform X2, which translates to MPVLSEDSGLHETLALLTSQLRPDSNHKEEMGFLRDVFSEKSLSYLMKIHEKLRHYERQSPTPVLHSAAGLVEDVIEELQTTPVNNEEKELLQLLSTPHLRAMLVVHDTVAQKNFDPVLPPLPDNFDDDFDEESVKIVRLVKNKEPLGATIRRDEHTGAVIVARIMRGGAADRSGLVHVGDELREVNGITVLHKRPEEISQILAQSQGSITLKIIPAIKEEDRLKDSKVFMRALFCYNPKEDRAIPCQEAGLPFKRRHVLEVVSQDDPTWWQAKRVGDTNLRAGLIPSKQFQERRLTYRRTVGTLQNPRTMKKPLYDQSSDKEDCDCEGYFNGQYIAGLRRSFRLSRKEKENNMSEGKQTEQADAAEFLTYEEVTKYQQQPGEQQRLVVLIGCLGAKLSELKQKVVSENPQEYGVAVPHTTRSKKSHEKEGVEYNFVSKQSFETDVQQNKFVEHGEYKENLYGTSLEAIRSVMAKKKVCLVDVVPEAVKHLRTPEFKPYVIFVKPLIPEKKKHVLKSPMSEEISASLDEEQQEIINSAAFIEEQYGHLIDTVLVKEDLQSACNQLKTVLEKLNKDSFWVPVNWVRS; encoded by the exons ATGCCAGTGCTTTCAGAAGACTCGG GATTGCATGAAACTTTGGCCCTTTTGACATCTCAGTTAAGACCTGATTCAAATCATAAAGAGGAAATGGGATTCCTTAGGGATGTCTTCAGTGAAAAGAGTCTCAGCTACCTGATGAAG atTCATGAAAAACTCCGTCATTATGAAAGACAAAGTCCAACTCCTGTTTTACATAGTGCAGCAGGATTAGTTGAAGAT gtaataGAAGAATTGCAGACCACACCAGtgaataatgaagaaaaagagctaCTTCAGCTGTTGTCAACACCACATCTCAGG GCAATGCTTGTAGTACATGACACGGTAGCACAGAAGAACTTTGACCCAGTTCTTCCACCTCTACCTGATAACTTTGATGATGATTTTGATGAGGAATCAGTGAAAATTGTTCGGCtagtgaaaaataaagaaccCTTG gGAGCTACCATCAGAAGAGATGAACATACAGGAGCTGTGATTGTAGCAAGGATCATGAGAGGTGGTGCAGCTGATCGCAGTG GTCTTGTCCATGTTGGAGATGAACTAAGAGAAGTCAATGGTATTACCGTGCTTCACAAACGACCAGAAGAAATAAGTCAGATTTTG GCTCAGTCTCAGGGAtcaataacattaaaaataattccagccATCAAAGAAGAAGATCGTCTAAAAGACAGCAAG gtgTTTATGAGGGCGCTTTTCTGCTATAATcccaaagaagacagagccattCCTTGCCAGGAGGCTGGGCTGCCATTTAAGAGACGACACGTCCTAGAAGTTGTAAGCCAAGATGATCCCACATGGTGGCAAGCAAAGCGTGTTGGAGATACCAACCTCAGAGCAGGCTTGATCCCCTCAAAACAGTTCCAAGAAAG aCGATTGACTTACAGAAGAACAGTAGGCACTCTGCAGAACCCCAGAACTATGAAGAAACCATTAT ATGATCAGTCTTCTGATAAAG aagaCTGTGACTGTGAAGGATATTTCAACGGACAGTACATAG CTGGCTTACGCAGGAGCTTTAGATTAAGTCGTAAAGAGAAGGAGAACAATATGAGCGaaggaaagcaaacagagcAGGCAGACGCAGCAGAGTTCCTAACGTATGAAGAAGTCACGAAAtatcagcagcagcctggcgAACAGCAGAGGCTGGTGGTTTTGATTG GTTGTTTGGGGGCCAAATTAAGTGAGCTCAAGCAGAAGGTTGTGTCAGAGAACCCACAGGAGTACGGTGTTGCAGTTCCAC ATACAACCAGGTCAAAGAAAAGTCATGAGAAGGAGGGAGTAGAATACAACTTTGTCTCTAAGCAATCATTTGAGACAGATGTGCAGCAAAACAA ATTTGTGGAACATGGAGAATACAAAGAAAACCTGTACGGTACAAGTCTTGAGGCAATCCGGTCCGTGATGGCCAAAAAGAAGGTTTGTTTGGTGGATGTGGTACCTGAA GCAGTAAAGCACCTGAGGACTCCTGAGTTTAAGCCTTATGTTATCTTTGTGAAGCCTCTcattccagaaaagaaaaaacatgtccTAAAATCTCCCATGTCAGAAGAAATCTCAGCCAGTCTT GATGAAGAACAGCAGGAAATTATTAATTCAGCAGCATTCATTGAAGAGCAGTATGGCCATTTAATTGACACTGTACTGGTGAAAGAAGATCTCCAGAGTGCATGTAATCAGCTGAAAACTGTGTTAGAGAAACTAAACAAGGATTCATTTTGGGTGCCAGTCAACTGGGTTAGGTCATAG